From Calothrix sp. PCC 6303, a single genomic window includes:
- the rpsD gene encoding 30S ribosomal protein S4, with amino-acid sequence MSRYRGPRLRITRRLGELPGLSRKSARRAYPPGQHGQNRKKRSEYAIRLEEKQKLRFNYGVTEKQLLRYVRKARRVTGSTGQVLLQLLEMRLDNTVFRLGMAPTIPAARQLVNHGHVLINGREVNIASYQCRPGEVISVRNNDRSKKLVEANLQYPGLANLPSHLEFDKNKMEGKVNGVIEREWIALQVNELLVVEYYSRQA; translated from the coding sequence ATGTCCCGATACAGAGGACCCCGCCTAAGAATTACTCGCCGATTAGGCGAATTGCCTGGATTAAGCCGTAAAAGTGCCCGTCGTGCTTACCCACCTGGACAACATGGTCAGAATCGTAAAAAGCGTTCTGAATATGCAATCCGTTTGGAAGAAAAGCAAAAACTCCGTTTTAACTACGGTGTAACCGAAAAGCAGTTATTGCGTTATGTGCGTAAAGCTAGACGTGTAACTGGTTCAACTGGACAGGTATTACTACAGTTGCTAGAGATGCGCTTAGATAATACAGTTTTCCGCTTGGGTATGGCTCCCACAATTCCAGCTGCACGTCAGCTAGTCAATCATGGTCACGTTTTGATCAATGGACGCGAAGTAAATATTGCTAGTTACCAATGTCGTCCTGGTGAAGTAATTTCGGTGCGTAATAACGACCGCTCCAAAAAATTAGTTGAAGCTAATTTACAATATCCTGGTTTGGCTAACCTTCCTAGCCATTTGGAGTTTGATAAAAACAAGATGGAAGGTAAGGTTAATGGTGTAATTGAACGTGAGTGGATTGCACTGCAAGTCAATGAGTTACTAGTTGTGGAATACTATTCACGACAAGCTTAA
- a CDS encoding histidine phosphatase family protein — protein sequence MSQIIWLARHANRLDFVNPDWFLTAEYRYDPPLSEDGFIQAQQLAQRLSGEKIHHIFASPFLRTVQTASAIAEVLNLPIKLETGLSEWLNPDWMTEEPQRISTRELAEMFPHIDISYTPQIAAKYPETRAQVRARSGQTARCLATEYAPQNILLVGHGASVMGATIGLAGETANTGEKVRLCSLFKVVRQHPEWMLELSHDTSHLTEVEEVVRLN from the coding sequence ATGAGCCAGATTATTTGGTTAGCCAGACATGCTAATCGTCTCGATTTCGTAAATCCCGATTGGTTTCTTACGGCTGAATACCGCTATGATCCTCCATTGTCGGAAGATGGTTTTATTCAAGCACAGCAACTTGCCCAACGTTTAAGTGGCGAGAAAATTCATCATATTTTTGCTTCCCCCTTTCTCAGAACCGTCCAAACTGCCAGTGCGATCGCTGAAGTGCTAAACTTGCCAATTAAGTTAGAAACTGGTCTGAGTGAATGGTTAAACCCTGATTGGATGACAGAGGAACCCCAACGCATTTCCACTAGAGAACTAGCAGAGATGTTCCCCCACATCGATATCAGTTACACCCCCCAAATCGCCGCTAAGTACCCCGAAACTCGCGCCCAAGTCCGCGCCCGTTCTGGACAAACTGCCCGGTGCCTAGCGACAGAATACGCCCCTCAGAATATTCTTTTAGTAGGACATGGTGCCTCAGTTATGGGTGCAACCATCGGTTTAGCTGGAGAAACGGCAAATACTGGCGAAAAAGTTAGATTATGTAGTTTATTTAAAGTTGTTCGCCAGCATCCAGAGTGGATGTTGGAACTTAGCCACGATACTTCACATTTAACTGAAGTTGAAGAGGTTGTGAGATTAAATTAA
- a CDS encoding HAD-IA family hydrolase, with protein MQKPKVIFLDAVGTLFDVKGSVGEVYKHIAREFGVDVDEETLNQAFYECFQAAPPPVFPESENQDIPQYEFEWWRAIARKTFESIGVFDKFSDFDGFFSELYIHFGTAEPWFVYPDVLDSLRKWQQMGIELGVVSNFDSRIYSVLQALELREFFSSITISTQVGAAKPDPQIFAKALAKHHCDADAAWHVGDSLREDYHGAKSAGMRGVLIQRKK; from the coding sequence ATGCAGAAACCGAAAGTAATTTTCCTCGATGCAGTCGGTACTCTCTTTGATGTCAAAGGCAGTGTAGGTGAAGTTTATAAACACATAGCGCGAGAATTTGGTGTGGATGTCGATGAGGAAACACTCAATCAAGCCTTTTACGAATGTTTTCAAGCTGCACCACCACCAGTATTTCCTGAATCGGAAAACCAAGACATACCCCAATATGAATTTGAATGGTGGAGGGCAATTGCCCGTAAAACTTTTGAAAGCATCGGTGTTTTTGACAAATTCTCTGATTTCGATGGCTTTTTTAGCGAACTTTACATTCACTTTGGTACCGCTGAACCTTGGTTTGTGTATCCAGATGTATTAGATTCCCTACGTAAATGGCAACAAATGGGAATTGAACTAGGAGTAGTTTCTAACTTTGACTCTCGTATCTACTCAGTATTACAAGCTTTGGAACTTCGAGAATTTTTTAGTTCTATTACTATTTCTACCCAAGTTGGTGCAGCAAAACCAGATCCGCAAATTTTCGCTAAAGCTTTAGCTAAACACCATTGTGATGCTGATGCAGCTTGGCATGTTGGTGATAGCCTACGTGAAGATTATCATGGCGCAAAATCGGCGGGAATGCGAGGGGTTTTGATTCAACGCAAAAAATAG
- a CDS encoding sensor protein KdpD: MLSSPDTTYNRSSRRGKHKIFIGMAPGVGKTYKMLEEAHQIRTEGMDVVIGILETHGRRETAEKAVGLEAIPRQDLVVNNVTLNEMDTDAIITRSPQLVLVDELAHTNVPGSPREKRYQDVEVILSSGIDVYSTVNIQHLESLNDIVARITGIVVRERIPDRLLDEADEVVVIDVTPETLEERLREGKIYAPEKIEQSLGNFFQRRNLIALRELALREVADTVEDDAKSSAFTVASCNIHERVLVCLSTYPNSIQLLRRGARIANYMNARLYAVFISNPERFLSKEESLHVETSSKLCEEFGGEFLRGTSQNVAEEIAKFATKLHITQIVIGESQQPGWKRWIRRSFTQRLMELIRYQNIDLHIIATHK, translated from the coding sequence ATGTTATCTTCTCCCGACACCACATATAATCGTTCATCTCGACGCGGTAAGCATAAGATATTTATTGGTATGGCTCCCGGCGTTGGCAAAACCTATAAAATGTTAGAGGAAGCGCATCAAATCCGTACAGAAGGGATGGATGTGGTGATTGGGATTTTGGAAACCCATGGTCGTCGGGAGACTGCGGAAAAAGCTGTGGGTTTGGAAGCGATTCCCCGACAAGATTTAGTAGTTAATAACGTCACTCTCAACGAAATGGATACTGATGCCATCATCACGCGATCGCCTCAATTGGTTTTGGTGGATGAATTAGCCCATACAAATGTCCCTGGATCGCCTAGAGAAAAGCGCTATCAGGATGTCGAAGTGATTTTGTCTTCTGGGATTGATGTTTATTCAACGGTCAACATCCAACATTTAGAAAGCCTAAATGATATAGTAGCTAGAATTACCGGAATCGTTGTACGTGAACGAATTCCTGATCGGTTACTTGATGAAGCCGATGAAGTGGTTGTAATTGATGTGACTCCAGAAACCTTGGAAGAAAGGTTACGGGAAGGCAAAATCTACGCACCAGAAAAAATCGAACAATCTTTGGGTAATTTCTTTCAACGTCGTAATTTAATTGCTTTACGAGAACTCGCTTTAAGGGAAGTTGCAGATACAGTTGAAGATGATGCGAAGTCTTCGGCTTTTACAGTTGCTAGCTGTAATATCCATGAACGAGTTTTAGTTTGCCTTTCTACTTATCCTAATTCTATTCAATTATTACGCCGGGGAGCAAGAATTGCTAATTATATGAATGCTCGTCTTTATGCTGTATTTATTTCTAACCCGGAGCGTTTTTTGAGTAAAGAAGAGAGTTTACATGTGGAAACTAGTTCTAAGTTATGTGAAGAATTTGGTGGAGAATTTTTGCGGGGAACTAGTCAGAATGTCGCTGAAGAAATTGCCAAGTTTGCAACTAAGTTACATATTACTCAAATTGTGATTGGAGAAAGCCAGCAACCTGGATGGAAAAGATGGATCAGACGCTCTTTTACTCAAAGGTTAATGGAATTAATTCGTTATCAAAATATCGACTTACATATTATTGCAACTCATAAATAA
- a CDS encoding Uma2 family endonuclease has translation MTALTLNINSIIKLTKEQFYQLCEENPDLKLERNAQGELIIMPPTGGETGRSNSSINAQIWFWNEQRQLGEVFDSSTGFTLPSGSDRSPDVSWVEKSRWDALTKEQKERFIPLCPDFVIEILSPNDSLKKTQQKMQEYIENGCSLGWLLNRKKQEVEIYRPGKDVEVLNSPQNLYGEDILPGLIVNLQKIWA, from the coding sequence ATGACAGCACTAACTTTAAATATCAACTCCATAATTAAACTGACAAAAGAGCAATTTTATCAACTCTGTGAGGAAAATCCAGATTTAAAATTAGAACGTAATGCCCAAGGAGAATTGATTATTATGCCACCAACAGGAGGGGAAACAGGGAGAAGTAATTCTAGTATCAATGCTCAAATTTGGTTTTGGAATGAACAAAGGCAATTGGGGGAAGTTTTTGATTCCTCAACTGGATTTACTTTACCATCAGGATCTGATCGCTCTCCTGATGTTTCTTGGGTAGAAAAATCTCGTTGGGATGCTTTAACTAAAGAACAAAAAGAAAGGTTTATTCCCCTATGTCCTGATTTTGTGATTGAGATACTTTCACCTAATGATAGTTTGAAAAAAACTCAACAGAAGATGCAAGAATACATCGAAAATGGTTGTAGTTTGGGTTGGCTACTCAATCGCAAAAAACAGGAAGTAGAAATTTATCGTCCTGGAAAGGATGTGGAAGTTTTAAATTCACCTCAAAATCTTTATGGAGAAGATATATTGCCTGGTTTGATAGTGAATTTGCAAAAAATTTGGGCATAA
- the moaA gene encoding GTP 3',8-cyclase MoaA → MNQVDYLRISLIDRCNFSCQYCMPEGAELDYILQQDLLTNAELLTLIKEVFIPVGFTRFRLTGGEPLLRRGVVELVEQIASFPQTKDLSMTTNGFLLAPLAQNLYDAGLKRINISLDSLDADIFNQVIGNKGLTSRLKWESVWNGIQTAHDVGFDPLKLNVVVIPGVNDHEILDLAALTIDKQWHVRFIEFMPIGNGDLFQGKGWISSAELRQQIRTKWGLTESQVCGAGPADIFRIPGAKGTLGFISQMSDCFCDRCNRIRLAADGWLRPCLLNETGQIDLKTALRSGVSTTKLQGQIQELLTVKSEINFKQRESGTTTGNYSRTMSQIGG, encoded by the coding sequence ATGAACCAGGTAGATTATCTCCGAATTAGCTTAATCGATCGTTGCAACTTTAGTTGTCAATACTGTATGCCGGAAGGTGCAGAGTTGGATTACATTTTGCAGCAAGATTTATTAACTAATGCAGAATTACTGACTCTTATCAAAGAAGTTTTCATTCCAGTTGGGTTTACTCGGTTTCGCTTAACTGGTGGAGAACCTTTGTTACGTCGTGGTGTGGTGGAGTTGGTGGAACAAATTGCCAGTTTTCCCCAAACTAAAGATTTATCGATGACAACTAATGGTTTTTTACTAGCACCACTGGCACAAAATCTCTATGATGCGGGTTTAAAACGGATTAATATTAGTTTGGATTCTTTGGACGCGGATATATTTAACCAAGTCATCGGGAATAAAGGACTTACGTCCCGCTTAAAATGGGAAAGTGTCTGGAATGGTATTCAAACGGCACATGATGTGGGTTTTGATCCATTAAAATTAAATGTGGTGGTGATTCCTGGTGTGAATGACCACGAAATCCTGGATTTAGCTGCATTAACTATTGATAAACAATGGCATGTCCGCTTTATTGAGTTTATGCCAATTGGTAACGGCGATTTATTTCAAGGCAAAGGCTGGATTAGTTCGGCAGAATTGCGTCAACAAATTAGAACTAAATGGGGATTGACAGAAAGCCAAGTTTGTGGGGCTGGTCCTGCTGATATTTTTCGGATTCCGGGGGCAAAAGGGACACTAGGCTTTATCAGTCAGATGTCGGATTGTTTTTGCGATCGCTGTAATAGAATCAGGCTTGCTGCTGACGGTTGGTTACGTCCTTGCCTACTGAACGAAACCGGACAAATAGATTTAAAAACTGCCCTCCGCAGTGGGGTTAGTACAACCAAACTACAGGGGCAGATTCAGGAATTATTGACGGTAAAATCTGAAATAAACTTTAAACAGCGAGAATCCGGAACTACGACAGGGAATTACAGCCGCACCATGTCGCAAATCGGTGGATAA
- a CDS encoding DUF1294 domain-containing protein: MKPVLRKGQLTTWKDDKGFGFIKPDDASKEVFLHISELKDSIRRPKLGDTIYYYAVAENGKNRACNAFILGARSNSNSISSSYGVKSNGISTFPFPVLEILLLSIVPLLGSLHFAWKIAHPLPLIPYPVMSLLTFALYKNDKFRAKQGKWRISENTLHLCELAGGWLGGFIAQRRLHHKSSKKSYQSEFWVIVILHQIIWLGWLFFSKPYIRL, translated from the coding sequence ATGAAACCTGTTCTCAGAAAAGGGCAACTAACAACCTGGAAGGATGATAAAGGTTTTGGGTTTATCAAACCTGATGATGCTAGTAAAGAAGTTTTTTTGCACATCTCTGAACTGAAAGACTCAATTCGCCGTCCAAAACTCGGCGACACGATTTATTATTATGCTGTAGCCGAAAATGGGAAAAATCGCGCTTGTAATGCTTTCATTCTTGGAGCCAGAAGTAATTCAAATTCGATATCTTCGAGTTATGGAGTCAAATCAAATGGTATATCCACATTTCCATTTCCAGTTCTGGAGATATTATTATTATCGATTGTACCTCTGCTTGGTTCACTTCACTTTGCTTGGAAGATAGCACATCCGCTTCCACTCATTCCTTATCCGGTGATGAGTTTATTAACATTTGCCTTGTACAAAAACGACAAATTTCGGGCAAAGCAAGGGAAATGGAGAATTTCAGAGAATACACTACATCTATGTGAACTAGCGGGTGGTTGGTTGGGAGGATTTATAGCTCAACGAAGACTCCATCACAAAAGTAGTAAGAAGTCCTATCAATCTGAGTTTTGGGTAATTGTTATACTTCACCAGATTATTTGGTTAGGCTGGCTATTTTTTAGCAAACCATACATCAGACTATAA
- a CDS encoding outer membrane beta-barrel protein: MYRYSITLNSLVLLLLWGWSQNLVLANPHESINQTVPVDQALNLAPTIITENKNIPTLPDSPANSPIPQPTEPENSPEADDSDLGEIKIIPTPKLKQPPQPPQPDVQLLLRSSGFSSSNITGVDFLQRSDTVFINSATLLATPKLGAETRLIAGVSGGLARFATKDEYNYNYLNFNAAIQQRITPKVYGQLGWVQDRLYSVSSDKRLLLDDSVRFIIARQDSLSSQLRLDSYYELRASFSTPKTQSRIANSLGTRLKYDLTPKLQGALDYRLTFKDYTEQERFDTQHQVGLDLVYNINQDLFIGSSASYLFGSSSQSFTNMDNFSVGINLGLNLPLF; the protein is encoded by the coding sequence ATGTACAGATATTCAATCACGCTTAATTCTTTAGTATTGCTACTATTGTGGGGTTGGAGCCAAAATCTGGTGTTAGCAAATCCTCATGAGAGTATCAATCAAACAGTACCTGTTGATCAAGCTCTCAATCTTGCACCAACAATAATTACTGAAAATAAAAATATTCCCACCCTTCCAGATTCCCCTGCAAATTCTCCGATTCCACAACCAACAGAACCTGAAAATTCTCCAGAAGCAGATGACTCAGACTTAGGAGAAATCAAAATTATTCCCACCCCCAAGCTGAAGCAACCACCACAACCACCACAACCAGATGTCCAACTGTTGTTACGTTCCTCTGGTTTTAGTAGTTCTAATATTACGGGTGTAGATTTTCTTCAACGTAGCGATACAGTATTTATCAATAGTGCCACCTTACTGGCAACACCCAAATTAGGTGCAGAAACCCGCTTAATTGCTGGGGTTAGTGGTGGTTTAGCCAGATTTGCCACCAAAGATGAATATAACTATAACTATCTCAACTTTAATGCAGCTATCCAACAACGAATAACACCAAAAGTCTATGGTCAACTAGGATGGGTGCAAGATAGACTATACTCGGTTTCATCAGATAAACGTCTTCTGCTTGATGACTCGGTTCGGTTTATCATCGCTCGTCAAGATTCGTTATCTTCACAGCTAAGATTAGACTCATATTACGAACTAAGGGCAAGTTTTTCTACCCCCAAAACCCAAAGTCGAATTGCTAATTCCCTGGGTACAAGATTAAAATATGACCTAACGCCTAAGTTACAAGGTGCATTAGATTATCGTCTCACTTTCAAAGATTATACCGAGCAGGAAAGGTTTGATACACAACATCAAGTTGGGTTAGATTTGGTTTACAACATCAACCAAGACTTATTTATCGGTAGCAGTGCTTCCTACTTATTTGGTTCTTCTTCCCAAAGCTTTACGAATATGGATAACTTTTCTGTGGGGATAAATTTGGGTTTGAATCTGCCACTATTTTAA
- a CDS encoding Uma2 family endonuclease, with translation MTALTLNINSIIKLTKEQFYQLCEENPDLKLERNTQGELIIMPPTGGETGRSNVNLILQVASWNEQNQLGEVFDSSTGFTLPSGADRSPDVSWVEKSRWDALTKEQKERFIPLCPDFVIEILSPNDSLKKTQQKIQEYIENGCSLGWLLNRKKQEVEIYRPGKDVEVLNSPQSLSGEDILPGLIVNLQKIWG, from the coding sequence ATGACAGCACTGACACTAAATATCAACTCTATAATTAAACTAACAAAAGAGCAGTTTTATCAACTCTGTGAGGAAAATCCAGATTTAAAATTAGAACGTAATACCCAAGGGGAATTGATTATTATGCCACCAACAGGAGGAGAAACAGGGAGAAGTAATGTTAATCTAATTCTTCAAGTCGCATCATGGAATGAACAAAACCAATTGGGTGAGGTTTTTGATTCCTCAACTGGTTTTACTTTACCATCTGGGGCTGACCGTTCTCCTGATGTTTCTTGGGTAGAAAAATCTCGTTGGGATGCTTTAACTAAAGAACAAAAAGAAAGATTTATTCCCCTATGTCCTGATTTTGTGATTGAGATACTTTCACCTAATGATAGTTTAAAAAAAACTCAACAGAAGATACAAGAATACATCGAAAATGGTTGTAGTTTGGGTTGGCTACTCAATCGCAAAAAACAGGAAGTAGAAATTTATCGTCCTGGAAAGGATGTGGAAGTTTTAAATTCACCTCAAAGTCTTTCTGGAGAAGATATATTACCTGGTTTGATAGTTAATCTCCAAAAAATTTGGGGATAA
- a CDS encoding AGE family epimerase/isomerase: MTQYDFQTLAQLYRDTLLNDVLPFWEKYSLDEKNGGYFTCLNREGQVYDTDKFIWLQNRQVWTFSMLYNRCEQRENWLQIAKHGAEFLAKHGRDEEGNWYFALNQAGTPLVQPYNIFSDCFAAMAFSQYSMASGDKSAEAIAIQAYNNVLRRKDDPKGKYTKTYPGTRPMKSLAVPMILANLSLEMSWLLPETQLNQVLDLTVSEVMGDFLDKERRLMYENIAPDGSHLDCFEGRIINPGHGIEAMWFIMDIAQRRGDQETISQAVQVVLNILDFAWDKEYGGLYYFMDADGHPPQQLEWDQKLWWVHLESLVALAMAYRLTQRQECWEWYQKLHDYSWSHFADPEFGEWFGYLNRRGEVLLNLKGGKWKGCFHVPRALFLCWQEFETLSLTGKTTG, encoded by the coding sequence ATGACTCAGTACGACTTTCAAACCCTAGCTCAACTTTACCGCGATACCTTACTAAATGATGTTCTCCCCTTTTGGGAAAAATACTCCCTTGATGAGAAAAATGGTGGTTACTTCACTTGTTTGAACCGTGAAGGGCAAGTTTACGATACCGATAAATTTATTTGGTTGCAAAATCGTCAGGTTTGGACGTTCTCCATGCTCTATAACCGTTGCGAACAGAGAGAAAACTGGTTACAAATCGCCAAACATGGAGCGGAATTTTTAGCAAAACACGGACGTGACGAGGAAGGAAACTGGTATTTTGCCCTGAACCAAGCAGGTACACCATTAGTACAACCTTACAATATTTTTTCTGATTGCTTTGCGGCAATGGCTTTTAGTCAGTATTCTATGGCATCTGGGGATAAATCGGCGGAAGCGATCGCTATCCAAGCATACAATAATGTTTTACGTCGCAAAGACGACCCCAAGGGTAAATATACCAAAACCTATCCTGGTACACGCCCGATGAAATCCCTGGCTGTCCCCATGATTCTGGCTAATTTATCTTTAGAAATGAGTTGGCTTTTACCAGAAACACAGCTAAATCAAGTCTTAGATCTCACAGTGAGTGAAGTTATGGGTGATTTCCTTGACAAAGAGCGAAGATTGATGTATGAAAACATTGCCCCCGACGGCTCACATCTTGACTGCTTTGAAGGCAGAATAATTAATCCTGGACATGGCATTGAAGCAATGTGGTTTATTATGGATATCGCCCAACGTCGGGGAGATCAAGAAACTATTAGCCAAGCAGTGCAGGTAGTATTAAATATTCTCGATTTTGCTTGGGACAAAGAATATGGTGGACTCTATTATTTTATGGATGCCGATGGTCATCCACCACAACAATTAGAATGGGATCAGAAACTGTGGTGGGTACATTTAGAATCATTAGTAGCCTTGGCAATGGCTTATCGACTTACCCAGCGGCAAGAATGCTGGGAATGGTACCAAAAGCTGCATGATTATAGTTGGTCACATTTTGCAGATCCAGAATTTGGCGAATGGTTTGGTTATCTCAACCGTCGCGGTGAAGTGTTGTTAAATCTCAAAGGCGGAAAATGGAAAGGTTGTTTTCATGTTCCCCGTGCCTTATTTCTTTGTTGGCAAGAGTTTGAAACTTTGAGTCTTACTGGGAAAACTACAGGATAG
- a CDS encoding glucokinase yields the protein MTLLLAGDIGGTKTILRLVDISDPLNWQDVYQESYASAEFIDLVPIVQQFMQSANVQSKAAKACFGIAGPVVNNTAKLTNLAWYLDTERLQQELAITQVSLINDFAAVGYGILGLKAQDLCTLQNGKPQPDAPIAIIGAGTGLGQGFLVKQGENYHIFPSEGGHADFAPRNELEFQLLKYLLDKHSIERISVERVVSGQGIVSIYQFLRDRAKAQSHESPDIAAAIRTWEQEAGQPEKSIDPGAVIGQAGLSGRDRLCQQTLKLFVELYGAEAGNLALKLLPHGGLYISGGIAPKILPLIENGDFMLNFTQKGRMRGILEDIPVHVVLNQQVGLIGAAICAARL from the coding sequence ATGACATTATTACTTGCTGGAGATATTGGCGGCACTAAAACAATCTTAAGATTAGTTGATATCTCCGACCCTCTAAATTGGCAAGATGTATATCAAGAAAGTTATGCCAGCGCTGAATTTATTGATTTAGTCCCCATAGTCCAGCAATTTATGCAAAGCGCAAATGTTCAAAGCAAAGCGGCAAAAGCTTGTTTTGGAATTGCGGGACCTGTGGTGAATAATACTGCAAAATTAACAAATTTAGCCTGGTATCTTGATACCGAAAGATTACAACAAGAATTAGCAATTACCCAGGTTTCTTTAATTAATGATTTTGCTGCGGTTGGTTATGGAATTTTGGGTTTGAAAGCTCAAGATTTATGTACTTTACAAAATGGTAAACCTCAGCCGGATGCTCCGATTGCAATTATCGGCGCTGGAACTGGTTTAGGACAAGGCTTTTTAGTTAAACAAGGTGAAAATTACCATATTTTCCCTTCTGAAGGTGGACATGCAGATTTTGCCCCTCGGAATGAATTAGAATTTCAACTTTTAAAATACCTGTTAGATAAACACAGTATCGAACGCATATCTGTGGAAAGAGTAGTTTCCGGACAGGGAATAGTATCAATTTACCAATTTTTACGCGATCGCGCTAAAGCACAAAGCCATGAATCTCCAGATATTGCTGCAGCAATTCGCACCTGGGAACAAGAAGCTGGACAACCGGAAAAAAGTATAGATCCGGGTGCCGTGATTGGGCAAGCAGGGCTGAGTGGACGCGATCGCCTATGCCAACAAACGCTAAAATTATTTGTTGAACTTTACGGTGCCGAAGCTGGAAACCTGGCACTGAAATTACTCCCCCACGGAGGTTTATATATTTCTGGTGGTATTGCCCCCAAAATCCTTCCCCTAATAGAAAATGGCGACTTTATGCTCAATTTCACCCAAAAAGGACGAATGCGAGGCATCCTCGAAGACATTCCCGTACATGTCGTTCTCAATCAACAGGTGGGATTAATTGGTGCTGCTATTTGTGCAGCTAGATTATAG